A stretch of DNA from Pseudonocardia hierapolitana:
GATCCCGCTGAAGATCGTGATCGCGGGCGGGTTCGGGGTCGGGAAGACGACGCTCGTGCGCTCGGTGTCCGAGATCGCACCGCTGTCCACCGAGGAGGCCCTCACCGTGGCGTCCGTGGGCGTCGACGACCTCGGGGCGGTGCCGGACAAGACCACCACGACGGTGGCGCTGGACTTCGGCCGGATCAGCATCGGCGACTCGCTGATGCTCTACCTGTTCGGCACGCCGGGGCAGGACCGCTTCTGGTTCATGTGGGACGAGCTCGTGCGGGGCGCTGTCGGCGGCATCGTGCTGGTCGACCTGCGCCGGATCCAGGACTCCTTCGCCGCCGTGGACTTCTTCGAGGGCCGCGACGTCCCGTTCGTCGTGGCGGTGAACACGTTCCCGGGCTCCGACCGGTTCGGCCCCGCGGCCGTGCACGACGCGCTGCGGCTACGGACCGACGTGCCGGTCGTGCGGATGGACGCGCGGGAGCCCAGCTCGTGCCTCGCGACGATCGTCCGGCTCGTCGAGCACGCGCTCGACCGCTCCAACGTGGTGCGGTTCCCGCGCCCAGTGCCGTTCAGCAATTGAGTGCCGTTCAGCCGGCGAGGGCCTCGAGCACCTGCTCGCCGTAGCGGGCGAGCTTGGTCTCGCCGACGCCGCTGACCGTGCCCAGCTCGGCGAGCGACGTGGGGCGCCGGGACGCGATCTCGCGGAGCGTGGCGTCGTGGAAGATCACGTAGGCCGGCACGCCCTGCTCCTTCGCGGCGGCACCGCGCCAGGCGCGCAGGCGCTCGAAGAGCGGGGCCGCCTCGGGGGCGAGGGCGGGCTGCGCCGCCTTGGCCGGACGGGACCGGCGGGCCTGCCGCTGCGGGTCGCGCCGCAGCATCACCTGACGCTCGCCGCGCAGCACGGGGCGGCTCTCCTCGGTGAGCACGAACGTCTGGTGCCGCGGCTCCACCGCCAGCATCCCGCGGGCGACGAGCTGGCGCAGCACCGTCCGCCACTCGGCCTCCCCGAGGTCGGTGCCGACGCCGAAGACGGTGAGCGAGTGGTGGTCGAACTGCTCGACCTTGGCCGTGCGCCGGCCCAGCAGGATGTCCACGATCTGCCCGGCGCCGAACTTCTGGCGCCGCTCCCGGTCCAGCCGGAACACGGTGGAGAGCACCTTCTGCGCCGCCACCGTGCCGTCCCAGGACTCGGGCTTGACCAGGCAGGTGTCGCAGTTGCCACAGGGTGGCGTGCCGCGCTGGCCGAAGTAGGCGAGCAGCTGGGAGCGTCGGCACTCGACCGTCTCGCACAGCGCGAGCATGGCGTCGAGGTGCTGGGCGAGGCGGCGGCGGTGCTCGCGGTCGCCGTCGGACTCCTCGATCATCTTCCGCTGCTGCACGACGTCGGCCAGCCCGTAGGCGAGCCATGCGGTGGACGGCAGGCCGTCGCGGCCCGCGCGACCGGTCTCCTGGTAGTAGCCCTCGACGGACTTGGGCAGGTCGAGGTGTGCGACGAACCGCACGTCGGGCTTGTCGATGCCCATGCCGAACGCGATCGTGGCCACGACGATCACGCCGTCCTCGCGCAGGAACCGGGACTGGTTCGCCGCGCGCGTGGCCGCGTCGAGACCGGCGTGGTACGGCAGCGCGGTGAGGCCCTGGGCCGCCAGGAACTCGGCGGTGCGCTCCACCGAGTTGCGGGAGAGGCAGTAGACGATCCCCGCGTCGCCCGCGTGCTCGGTGCGGAGGAGGTCGAGCAGCTGGCGGCGCGGATCGTCCTTCGGCGCGATCCGGTACTGGATGTTGGGGCGGTCGAAGCTCGCGACGAAGTGCCGCGCCCGCTCGCTCGGCTGCAGGTCGAGGCGCTGGGCGATCTCGGTGTGGGTGGCCTCGGTGGCGGTGGCCGTGAGCGCGATGCGCGGCACGTCGGGCCAGCGCTCGTGCAGCTGCGAGAGCTCCAGGTAGTCGGGCCGGAAGTCGTGGCCCCACTGCGCCACGCAGTGGGCCTCGTCGATGGCGAAGAGCGCGATCCGGCCGCGCTCGAGCAGGCCCAGCGTGGACGGCACGCGCAGCCGCTCGGGGGCGAGGTAGATCAGGTCGAGCTCGCCTGCGAGGAACGCCTGCTCGGTGTCGCGGCGCTCCTCGAAGGACTGGGTGGAGTTGAGGAACCCGGCCCGCACCCCCAGCGCGCGCAGCGCGTCGACCTGGTCCTGCATGAGCGCGATGAGCGGGGACACGACCACGCCGACACCGGGACGCACCAGCGCGGGGATCTGGTAGCACAGGGACTTCCCGCCGCCGGTGGGCATCAGGACCAGCGCGTCCCCGCCGCCGCAGACGTGCTCGATGATCTCCGCCTGCTGGCCGCGGAACGACTCGTAGCCGAAGACGCGGCGCAGGACGTCGAGCGGGGCCGTCATGGGATCAGCGGTCCTGACGTCGGGCACCCGGCGATCGTAGGGGGACGGTCCGACGGTGCGGGGCCGAACCGTCGAATCCGCCGTCCCGGTTGACAGGCAGGCCGATGACTGGCGATTGTCTAGACTGTCTAGACAAAGGAGGTGTCGTGCCGCCGCTGTACGCGCGCATCGAGCAGGCGCTGCGCACCCGTCTGTCCACGGCCTCGCCCGGCGACCCGCTGCCGTCGGAGCCGACGCTGGCGGCCGAGTTCGGGGTGGCCCGGATGACCGTGCGGGCGGCGCTCGACCGGCTGGCCGCCGACGGCCTCGTGGAGCGCGTACCCGGTCGCGGCACCTTCGTGCGGCCCCGGCCCGCGCCCCGCCCGGCCGGAACCTTGATGAGCTTCCACGACCAGGTGCGCAGCTGGGGCCAGGTGCCTTCGTCCCGCGTCGTCGAGGCCGCGCTCCGGCAGGCCACCGCCGACGAGCGTGCGTCCCTGCGCCTCGGGCCGGGAGCGCAGGTCGTTTCGATCGTGCGCGTCCGCCTCGCCGGAGCAACGCCGCTCGCGCTGGAACACGCCTGCTTCCCGCCGCACCTGGCCCACCTGCTGGAGCTCGACCTGGAGCGCGAGTCGCTGCACCGCGCGCTGCGGGAGCGCGGCCTGCGCCCGACGCTCGGCTCGTCGACGCTCACGGCGGAAGCGGCCGGGCCGCACGCAGGCCTGCTGGACGTGCCCGCCACCGAGCCGCTGCTGGTGGAGACCCGGCTCATCGCCGACCAGCGAGCCGAACCCCTGGAACGGACGGTGAGCCGCTACGTCGGTTCCCGGTACGCCCTGCAAGTGACCTTCGACGTGGAGGCAGGCCCGTGAACGCCCCGCAGATGCTCCCCGAACCCGCCGCGGTCGCGAAGATGATCGACCACTCGCTGCTGCGGCCCGAGCTCACCACCGACGAGGTGCGCGCGGGCTGCGCGCTCGCCGCCGCCCGCGACACGGCGTCGGTGTGCGTGCGTCCGTCCGACGTGCGCCTCGCGGTCGCCGCGCTCGCCGGCACGCAGGTGGTCGTCGGCACCGTGGCCGGGTTCCCGCACGGCGACACGACCACGGCCACCAAGGTCGCCGAGACGCGGGAGCTGGTGGCCGACGGCGCCGCCGAGATCGACGTGGTGCTGCACGTCGGGCGGCTGCTCGACGGCGACGCCGCCTATGTGCAGGACGACATCGCGGCCGTCGTCGCGGCCGCCAGGGGCCGCACCGTGAAGGTGATCCTGGAGAACGCCTTGCTCGACGCCGACGCGAAGGTGCTCGGCTGCCGGCTCGCCGAGGCCGCGGGCGCCCACTACGTCAAGACCAGCAC
This window harbors:
- a CDS encoding GntR family transcriptional regulator, whose protein sequence is MPPLYARIEQALRTRLSTASPGDPLPSEPTLAAEFGVARMTVRAALDRLAADGLVERVPGRGTFVRPRPAPRPAGTLMSFHDQVRSWGQVPSSRVVEAALRQATADERASLRLGPGAQVVSIVRVRLAGATPLALEHACFPPHLAHLLELDLERESLHRALRERGLRPTLGSSTLTAEAAGPHAGLLDVPATEPLLVETRLIADQRAEPLERTVSRYVGSRYALQVTFDVEAGP
- the recQ gene encoding DNA helicase RecQ — its product is MTAPLDVLRRVFGYESFRGQQAEIIEHVCGGGDALVLMPTGGGKSLCYQIPALVRPGVGVVVSPLIALMQDQVDALRALGVRAGFLNSTQSFEERRDTEQAFLAGELDLIYLAPERLRVPSTLGLLERGRIALFAIDEAHCVAQWGHDFRPDYLELSQLHERWPDVPRIALTATATEATHTEIAQRLDLQPSERARHFVASFDRPNIQYRIAPKDDPRRQLLDLLRTEHAGDAGIVYCLSRNSVERTAEFLAAQGLTALPYHAGLDAATRAANQSRFLREDGVIVVATIAFGMGIDKPDVRFVAHLDLPKSVEGYYQETGRAGRDGLPSTAWLAYGLADVVQQRKMIEESDGDREHRRRLAQHLDAMLALCETVECRRSQLLAYFGQRGTPPCGNCDTCLVKPESWDGTVAAQKVLSTVFRLDRERRQKFGAGQIVDILLGRRTAKVEQFDHHSLTVFGVGTDLGEAEWRTVLRQLVARGMLAVEPRHQTFVLTEESRPVLRGERQVMLRRDPQRQARRSRPAKAAQPALAPEAAPLFERLRAWRGAAAKEQGVPAYVIFHDATLREIASRRPTSLAELGTVSGVGETKLARYGEQVLEALAG
- a CDS encoding GTP-binding protein — protein: MPADHRPDRPGLIPLKIVIAGGFGVGKTTLVRSVSEIAPLSTEEALTVASVGVDDLGAVPDKTTTTVALDFGRISIGDSLMLYLFGTPGQDRFWFMWDELVRGAVGGIVLVDLRRIQDSFAAVDFFEGRDVPFVVAVNTFPGSDRFGPAAVHDALRLRTDVPVVRMDAREPSSCLATIVRLVEHALDRSNVVRFPRPVPFSN
- the deoC gene encoding deoxyribose-phosphate aldolase, with protein sequence MNAPQMLPEPAAVAKMIDHSLLRPELTTDEVRAGCALAAARDTASVCVRPSDVRLAVAALAGTQVVVGTVAGFPHGDTTTATKVAETRELVADGAAEIDVVLHVGRLLDGDAAYVQDDIAAVVAAARGRTVKVILENALLDADAKVLGCRLAEAAGAHYVKTSTGFAGGGATADDIVLMRRTVSPHVGVKAAGGVRTLDRLLELAALGATRFGATATATILDDLAARRAAAAGTTVGADPST